The Streptomyces cynarae genome contains a region encoding:
- a CDS encoding ATP-grasp domain-containing protein, which translates to MARVALVTCRPGPEVAVDRDLPVLIRELRAAGAEADAVYWDDTDVDWSGYDLAVIRSTWDYSWRAAEFTAWAERCGRATRLANPADVVRWNTDKRYLGNLAAAGVPTVPTRYIAPGDPADLPGDHEYVIKPTSGAGARFAARYTPGEHDTAVRQLARLHAEGFTAMVQPYVKGIDVSGERAVQFFGGRLLHASRKGAVLAPGTPYDEKKVAHPGLEPWTPTPAELATAERALAAVPGHADLLYARVDLVDGAGGQPCVMELELVEPNLFLDLHTGSLPVVVDAILTAAR; encoded by the coding sequence GTGGCCCGAGTCGCACTCGTCACCTGCCGTCCCGGGCCGGAGGTCGCCGTCGACCGCGATCTGCCGGTGCTCATACGGGAGTTGCGGGCGGCGGGGGCCGAGGCGGACGCCGTGTACTGGGACGACACGGACGTCGACTGGTCGGGATACGACCTGGCCGTGATCCGGTCCACGTGGGACTACAGCTGGCGGGCGGCCGAGTTCACGGCGTGGGCCGAGCGGTGCGGGAGGGCCACCCGGCTGGCCAATCCGGCGGACGTCGTCCGCTGGAACACCGACAAGCGGTATCTCGGGAACCTGGCCGCCGCGGGCGTCCCCACCGTCCCCACGCGGTACATCGCCCCCGGCGACCCCGCCGACCTGCCCGGCGACCACGAGTACGTCATCAAGCCCACCTCGGGCGCCGGCGCCCGGTTCGCCGCCCGGTACACGCCCGGCGAGCACGACACCGCCGTACGACAGCTCGCCCGCCTGCACGCCGAGGGGTTCACGGCGATGGTGCAGCCCTATGTGAAGGGCATCGACGTGAGCGGGGAGCGGGCGGTGCAGTTCTTCGGCGGGCGGCTGCTGCACGCCAGCCGGAAGGGCGCCGTCCTGGCGCCCGGAACCCCGTACGACGAGAAGAAGGTGGCCCACCCCGGCCTGGAGCCCTGGACCCCGACCCCGGCAGAACTCGCCACCGCCGAGCGCGCCCTGGCCGCCGTCCCGGGCCACGCCGACCTCCTCTACGCCCGCGTCGACCTGGTGGACGGGGCGGGCGGGCAGCCGTGCGTGATGGAGCTGGAGCTCGTCGAGCCGAACCTGTTCCTCGACCTCCACACCGGGTCGCTGCCCGTGGTTGTGGACGCGATCCTCACCGCTGCCCGCTGA
- a CDS encoding MerR family transcriptional regulator — MEMLTIGAFAKACRLSPKALRLYDELDLLRPARVDPETGYRYYAAGQLEQARLVAWLRRLGMPLARIRQVCALDDAGAAREIRAYWARVEAETAARRELAAFLVDHLSHPSRKDTTMLELRYSALSDPGRVRTANQDTAYAGARVLAVADGFGSGGAPASTAAIEALRHLDREPLPAGSVLNLLEDAVQDATRAVRDAAGSDAEVGTTLTAAVWTGSQLALVHIGDSRAYLLRDGELFRITHDHTVVQWMIDEGRLTPEEAAAHPQRALLLKALTGGDDAGAVPDLRLHDALPGDRYLLCSDGLSGVVPDEEIRTALTSASAPDEAVRALVGAANAAGGPDNVSCVVAEVVEAA; from the coding sequence GTGGAGATGCTGACGATCGGGGCGTTCGCGAAGGCGTGCCGGCTGTCGCCGAAGGCGCTCAGGCTCTACGACGAGCTGGATCTGCTGCGCCCGGCCCGGGTGGACCCGGAGACCGGCTACCGCTACTACGCCGCCGGCCAGCTGGAGCAGGCGCGGCTGGTGGCGTGGCTTCGGCGGCTCGGCATGCCGTTGGCGCGCATCCGGCAGGTGTGCGCGCTGGACGACGCGGGCGCCGCCCGGGAGATCCGTGCCTACTGGGCACGGGTCGAGGCGGAGACAGCGGCGCGCCGGGAACTGGCGGCGTTCCTCGTGGACCACCTCTCACATCCGTCGAGGAAGGACACCACCATGCTGGAACTGCGCTACTCGGCCCTCTCGGACCCCGGTCGGGTCCGCACGGCCAACCAGGACACGGCCTACGCGGGCGCCCGGGTGCTCGCGGTGGCCGACGGCTTCGGCTCCGGGGGCGCGCCCGCGAGCACGGCCGCGATCGAGGCGCTGCGGCACCTGGACCGGGAGCCGCTGCCTGCGGGCAGCGTGCTCAACCTGCTGGAGGACGCGGTGCAGGACGCCACCCGGGCGGTGCGGGACGCGGCAGGGAGCGACGCCGAGGTGGGCACCACCCTCACCGCGGCGGTGTGGACCGGCTCGCAGCTCGCCCTCGTCCACATCGGTGACTCCCGGGCGTATCTGCTGCGCGACGGCGAACTGTTCCGGATCACCCACGACCACACGGTCGTCCAGTGGATGATCGACGAGGGCCGGCTGACACCGGAGGAGGCCGCCGCCCATCCGCAACGCGCCCTGCTGCTGAAGGCGTTGACGGGCGGCGACGACGCCGGTGCCGTACCCGATCTGCGGCTGCACGACGCGCTGCCCGGCGACCGGTATCTGCTGTGCTCGGACGGCCTGTCCGGGGTCGTGCCGGACGAGGAGATCCGCACCGCGCTCACGTCCGCGTCCGCCCCGGACGAGGCGGTGCGGGCACTGGTGGGCGCGGCGAACGCCGCCGGCGGCCCGGACAACGTGAGCTGTGTGGTGGCGGAGGTGGTGGAGGCCGCATAA
- a CDS encoding acyl-CoA synthetase, which translates to MSSLFPALSDPSAGRRPALRFGERALTYAELASAAGALAGRIGGAMGVPPARAKSRAWGRVAVWATPSLETAVAAVAALSAGVPFVPLNPKSGERELGHILADSAPSLVLAGPGVELPAPVGGLERVDVDVHGSGALPEGETGDEDPALVVYTSGTTGPPKGAVIPRRAVATTLDALADAWQWTGDDVLVHGLPLFHVHGLVLGILGPLRRGGSVRHLGRFSTDGVARELGEGATMLFGVPTMYHRIAEALPADPELAKALAGARLLVSGSAALPVHDHERIAAATGRRVVERYGMTETLMNTSVRVDGEARAGTVGVPLPGVELRLVEEDGSVVAARDGESVGEIQVRGPNLFTEYLNRPDATAAAFTPDGWFRTGDMAVREPDGYVRIVGRKATDLIKSGGYKIGAGEIENALLEHPGVREAAVAGEPDDDLGERIVAWVVPADPAAPPGADELAGHVARRLAPHKRPRVVRYLDALPRNDMGKIMKRALRDA; encoded by the coding sequence GTGTCCTCCCTCTTTCCGGCACTGTCCGATCCCTCGGCCGGGCGGCGGCCCGCCCTGCGGTTCGGGGAGCGGGCTCTGACCTATGCGGAGCTCGCCTCGGCGGCGGGGGCGCTCGCCGGGCGGATCGGCGGGGCCATGGGCGTCCCCCCTGCTCGAGCGAAGTCGAGAGCTTGGGGGAGGGTGGCCGTATGGGCCACGCCCTCCCTGGAGACCGCCGTCGCCGCGGTCGCCGCGCTGAGCGCCGGTGTGCCCTTCGTCCCGCTCAACCCGAAGTCCGGGGAGCGGGAGCTCGGGCACATCCTGGCGGACAGCGCGCCGTCGCTGGTGCTCGCCGGGCCGGGCGTCGAACTGCCCGCCCCGGTCGGCGGACTGGAGCGCGTCGACGTCGATGTGCACGGCTCCGGGGCTCTCCCGGAGGGCGAAACCGGCGACGAGGACCCCGCCCTCGTCGTGTACACCTCCGGCACCACGGGCCCGCCCAAGGGCGCCGTCATCCCCCGTCGTGCCGTCGCCACCACCCTGGACGCGCTCGCGGACGCCTGGCAGTGGACGGGCGACGACGTGCTCGTGCACGGGCTGCCGTTGTTCCATGTGCACGGGCTGGTGCTGGGCATCCTCGGGCCGCTGCGGCGCGGCGGGTCCGTGCGGCACCTGGGGCGGTTCAGTACGGACGGTGTGGCGCGGGAGCTGGGCGAGGGCGCGACCATGCTGTTCGGCGTGCCGACGATGTACCACCGCATCGCCGAGGCCCTGCCCGCCGACCCCGAGCTGGCCAAGGCGCTCGCCGGGGCCCGGCTGCTGGTCTCCGGGTCCGCCGCGCTGCCGGTGCACGACCACGAGCGGATCGCCGCCGCGACCGGCCGCCGGGTCGTCGAGCGGTACGGCATGACCGAGACGCTGATGAACACCAGTGTGCGGGTGGACGGGGAGGCGCGCGCGGGGACGGTGGGGGTTCCGCTGCCGGGTGTGGAGCTGCGGCTCGTCGAGGAGGACGGGTCCGTCGTCGCCGCCCGCGACGGCGAGAGCGTCGGGGAGATCCAGGTGCGCGGGCCGAATCTGTTCACCGAGTACCTCAACCGGCCCGACGCCACCGCCGCCGCGTTCACCCCGGACGGCTGGTTCCGCACCGGGGACATGGCGGTGCGCGAGCCCGACGGGTACGTGCGGATCGTGGGGCGCAAGGCGACCGATCTCATCAAGAGCGGCGGCTACAAGATCGGGGCCGGGGAGATCGAGAACGCGCTTCTCGAGCACCCGGGTGTCCGGGAGGCCGCCGTCGCCGGGGAGCCCGACGACGACCTGGGCGAGCGGATCGTCGCCTGGGTCGTGCCCGCGGATCCCGCGGCGCCGCCCGGTGCCGACGAGCTGGCCGGCCACGTCGCCCGCCGGCTCGCCCCGCACAAGCGTCCGCGCGTGGTGCGGTACCTGGACGCCCTGCCCCGCAACGACATGGGGAAGATCATGAAGCGGGCCCTGCGGGATGCCTGA
- a CDS encoding carboxyl transferase domain-containing protein yields MPERPSARDALALVTDDFAELPSPGRDGQPDGPLAWPGYDASRARAAARTGEEESVVCGRATVGGTPVVLIAFEFGFLGGSLGEHTGDRLEAAHVHARERRLPVVSLVATGGSRMQEGMLALTQLQRVARQSALTRAAGLPQLAVLRDPTTGGGWATLGAGADVVLALPDAQVGFAGSRVRPPDADPAAYTAQAQLAAGTVDAVVRPGELRETLGRWLSLLTAPSAEPAPVPGALGRVDLPATGWDAVRRARDPERPRAHAYLDAYFTGRAAISGDRCGGTDPDGMLCGFGTHDGRTIAYAAQTGTATRPAGYRTAARLIRLADRLSLPVLTLVDTPGAANDADAERQGAGAAIADLFAAVATARTPITTLVVGEGGSGGALALAAPGNTWVTPDSYFSVIAPELAAAILKRPPEQVRQTADRLRVRPQDLVALGVVRGIAGAAT; encoded by the coding sequence ATGCCTGAGCGCCCCTCAGCGCGGGACGCCCTCGCCCTGGTCACCGACGACTTCGCGGAACTCCCCTCCCCCGGGCGCGACGGGCAGCCCGACGGTCCGTTGGCCTGGCCCGGCTACGACGCCTCCCGGGCCCGCGCCGCCGCGCGCACCGGCGAGGAGGAGTCCGTCGTCTGCGGGCGCGCCACCGTCGGCGGCACCCCGGTCGTGCTGATCGCGTTCGAGTTCGGCTTCCTCGGCGGCTCCCTGGGCGAACACACCGGGGACCGGCTGGAGGCGGCCCACGTCCACGCCCGTGAGCGGCGGCTGCCGGTGGTCTCGCTGGTCGCGACGGGCGGCAGCCGGATGCAGGAGGGCATGCTCGCGCTGACCCAGTTGCAGCGCGTGGCCCGCCAGTCGGCGCTCACCCGCGCGGCCGGTCTGCCCCAGCTCGCGGTGTTGCGGGACCCGACCACGGGCGGCGGCTGGGCCACGCTGGGCGCGGGCGCCGACGTGGTGCTGGCCCTGCCGGACGCCCAGGTCGGCTTCGCGGGCTCCCGGGTGCGCCCACCGGACGCGGACCCGGCGGCGTACACCGCCCAGGCGCAGCTCGCGGCGGGCACCGTCGACGCGGTCGTACGGCCCGGAGAGCTGCGCGAGACGCTGGGCCGGTGGCTGTCGCTGCTGACGGCGCCCTCAGCCGAGCCCGCGCCCGTGCCCGGCGCGCTCGGCCGGGTGGACCTCCCGGCCACCGGCTGGGACGCGGTGCGGCGCGCCCGCGACCCGGAGCGTCCCCGCGCGCACGCCTACCTGGACGCCTACTTCACCGGCCGGGCGGCCATCAGCGGCGACCGGTGCGGCGGCACCGACCCGGACGGCATGCTGTGCGGCTTCGGCACCCACGACGGCCGGACCATCGCCTACGCCGCCCAGACCGGCACCGCGACCCGGCCCGCCGGGTACCGTACGGCCGCCCGGCTGATCCGCCTGGCGGACCGGCTGTCCCTGCCGGTGCTGACGCTGGTGGACACCCCGGGCGCCGCCAACGACGCCGACGCCGAACGGCAGGGTGCGGGCGCCGCGATCGCGGACCTGTTCGCCGCGGTCGCCACCGCCCGTACGCCGATCACCACGCTGGTCGTCGGCGAGGGCGGCTCGGGCGGCGCCCTCGCGCTGGCCGCGCCCGGCAACACGTGGGTCACGCCGGACAGCTACTTCTCCGTCATCGCCCCGGAGCTCGCCGCCGCGATACTCAAGCGCCCGCCGGAGCAGGTGCGGCAGACGGCGGACCGGCTCCGGGTCCGGCCCCAGGACCTGGTCGCCCTGGGGGTGGTACGGGGGATCGCCGGCGCCGCTACGTGA
- a CDS encoding DUF6153 family protein, with protein MASRVCTRSSVSRARWVLLVMAVLAGVLAMHALSPSGTPSAGQHVMMGAPGTAGHRTAAAPAPADDCACPHLSNAGHGGTAMDHSGGTCAAGGTAASYVPPALLPALTVPGECAAAFSGHPVARTADGRAPPDLSELQLLRI; from the coding sequence ATGGCGTCCCGCGTGTGCACCCGCTCCTCGGTGAGCCGTGCCCGCTGGGTGCTGCTGGTGATGGCGGTGCTGGCCGGGGTTCTGGCCATGCACGCGCTGTCGCCGTCCGGGACGCCGTCGGCGGGGCAGCACGTCATGATGGGGGCTCCGGGTACGGCAGGGCATCGGACCGCAGCCGCACCCGCTCCCGCGGACGACTGCGCGTGCCCCCATCTGTCGAACGCCGGCCATGGCGGGACGGCCATGGACCACTCCGGCGGCACCTGCGCGGCCGGAGGCACCGCCGCCTCCTACGTCCCGCCCGCCCTGCTGCCCGCGCTGACGGTCCCCGGTGAGTGCGCCGCGGCCTTCTCCGGTCACCCGGTCGCACGGACGGCCGACGGCCGGGCTCCGCCCGACCTGTCCGAACTACAGCTTCTGCGGATCTAG
- a CDS encoding DUF305 domain-containing protein, which translates to MAFRRSSIRRTVAAAAAAAAAVVLTACGGSDSSSSPSASSSASSGHSGHGMGSMSPAAPSGGASAAQGGHNAQDVAFAQDMIPHHRQAVAMAGLAPSRASSPDVKDLAARIRKAQDPEIATMSGWLKAWGEKVPEGSGSGMESMPGMDHSGSSMPGMMSDGDMKKLQSLSGVAFDKAFLQMMIGHHEGAIAMARTEGAKGAYDPAQTMAKSIVTSQSAEITEMKKMLGER; encoded by the coding sequence ATGGCATTTCGCCGTTCCTCGATCCGCCGTACCGTCGCCGCGGCCGCGGCCGCGGCCGCAGCAGTGGTGCTGACCGCCTGCGGCGGCAGCGACTCCTCCTCCTCGCCCTCCGCCTCGTCCTCCGCCTCGTCGGGGCACTCCGGCCACGGCATGGGGTCGATGTCCCCGGCCGCCCCCTCGGGCGGCGCCTCCGCGGCGCAGGGCGGCCACAACGCGCAGGACGTGGCGTTCGCGCAGGACATGATCCCGCACCACCGCCAGGCCGTGGCCATGGCCGGCCTGGCCCCGTCGCGGGCCTCCTCCCCGGACGTCAAGGACCTCGCCGCGAGGATCCGGAAGGCTCAGGACCCGGAGATCGCCACCATGTCGGGCTGGCTGAAGGCGTGGGGCGAGAAGGTCCCCGAGGGCAGCGGGTCCGGCATGGAGAGCATGCCGGGCATGGACCACTCCGGCTCGTCGATGCCCGGCATGATGTCCGACGGGGACATGAAGAAGCTTCAGAGCCTGTCGGGTGTCGCCTTCGACAAGGCCTTCCTCCAGATGATGATCGGCCACCACGAGGGCGCGATCGCCATGGCGAGGACCGAAGGGGCCAAGGGCGCCTACGATCCCGCGCAGACGATGGCGAAGTCGATCGTCACCTCGCAGTCCGCCGAGATCACCGAGATGAAGAAGATGCTCGGCGAGCGGTAG
- a CDS encoding helix-turn-helix domain-containing protein has product MGTPLGDFVRAKRDSIQPDELGIPDHGRRRSPGLRRTDVAVRAGISVEYLTRIEQGRDRNPSVAVVNALADALSLDPAERNHLRYLAKISGGECVAHTRPAPPRREVRPSVLETLRLLEPGIALVTNRLGDVLAHTGGYAWLMDGTGLLETGAPNLTRYVFTDPRARTFFADWDDIADQQAFDLWLGPSVENSEWFTAELAPLAGPDFTRRMNRHMVPKRGVLRLNHPTAHELRFHRETLELSADAQQLVVHLPADEETARSVEQHRHESFRHRPFGRLRAVT; this is encoded by the coding sequence ATGGGTACACCGTTGGGTGACTTCGTCCGGGCCAAGCGCGACAGTATCCAGCCGGACGAGTTGGGGATACCGGATCACGGCCGCCGCCGTTCACCCGGTCTGCGGCGCACGGACGTGGCCGTGCGGGCCGGCATCAGCGTCGAGTACCTGACCCGTATCGAGCAGGGCCGCGACCGCAACCCCTCCGTGGCGGTGGTGAACGCGCTCGCGGACGCCCTCAGTCTCGACCCCGCGGAGCGCAACCACCTGCGCTACCTCGCGAAGATCAGCGGCGGTGAGTGTGTCGCCCACACACGGCCGGCGCCGCCCCGGCGCGAGGTCCGGCCGTCCGTACTGGAGACCCTGCGCCTCCTCGAGCCGGGGATCGCGCTGGTGACGAACCGTCTGGGCGACGTCCTCGCCCACACCGGCGGCTACGCGTGGCTGATGGACGGAACCGGGTTGCTGGAGACCGGCGCACCCAACCTCACCCGCTATGTGTTCACCGACCCTCGCGCCCGCACCTTCTTCGCCGACTGGGACGACATCGCGGACCAGCAGGCCTTCGACCTGTGGCTCGGGCCGTCCGTCGAGAACTCCGAGTGGTTCACCGCGGAACTCGCGCCCCTCGCGGGTCCCGACTTCACACGGCGCATGAACCGGCACATGGTCCCGAAGCGCGGCGTCCTCCGACTGAACCACCCCACCGCACACGAACTCCGCTTCCACCGGGAGACACTCGAACTCTCTGCGGACGCGCAGCAGCTGGTCGTTCACCTGCCCGCGGACGAGGAGACCGCCCGGAGCGTCGAGCAGCACCGCCACGAGTCCTTCCGCCACCGGCCCTTCGGCAGGCTCCGCGCCGTCACCTGA
- a CDS encoding NADPH-dependent FMN reductase, translated as MENTHKLVIIVGSVREGRFGPVVASWVADQARAHGGFDVEVVDLADVEVPLALPAVSPKFAGDDYPRPAGMEPLTSALDGADAFVIVTPEYNHSYPASLKAAIDWHFTHWTAKPVAFVSYGGAAGGRHAVLHLENVLTELHAVTIRDGLAFPNYFTAWQDGQPLDPQAPGYAKTLLDQLTWWAGALRSAREAAPYPA; from the coding sequence ATGGAGAACACGCACAAGCTCGTGATCATCGTTGGCAGCGTCCGGGAGGGCCGGTTCGGTCCCGTGGTGGCCTCTTGGGTCGCCGATCAGGCCCGTGCGCACGGGGGATTCGACGTCGAGGTCGTCGATCTGGCGGACGTCGAGGTCCCGTTGGCCCTGCCAGCCGTGTCGCCGAAGTTCGCGGGCGACGACTACCCCCGTCCGGCCGGGATGGAGCCCCTGACGTCGGCACTCGACGGCGCGGACGCGTTCGTCATCGTCACTCCGGAGTACAACCACAGCTATCCGGCGTCGTTGAAGGCGGCCATCGACTGGCACTTCACCCACTGGACCGCCAAGCCGGTCGCGTTCGTCAGCTACGGCGGTGCGGCAGGCGGCCGGCATGCCGTACTGCATCTGGAGAACGTTCTGACCGAGTTGCACGCGGTGACGATCCGCGACGGTCTCGCCTTCCCGAACTACTTCACGGCGTGGCAGGACGGTCAGCCGCTCGACCCCCAGGCCCCCGGGTACGCCAAGACGTTGCTGGACCAACTCACCTGGTGGGCGGGTGCACTTCGGTCGGCACGCGAGGCCGCCCCCTACCCGGCGTGA
- a CDS encoding class IIb bacteriocin, lactobin A/cerein 7B family, whose amino-acid sequence MNSAPQVHTAELSDAELDNVSGGLAPHASAVVGPTTVSDADVLAQVGTVQGVALGTVGTLGAYHQAGVNVSF is encoded by the coding sequence ATGAACTCCGCTCCCCAGGTTCACACCGCCGAGCTGTCCGACGCCGAGCTCGACAACGTCTCCGGCGGCCTTGCCCCGCACGCCAGCGCGGTCGTCGGCCCGACGACGGTCAGCGACGCGGACGTCCTGGCTCAGGTCGGCACCGTCCAGGGCGTTGCCCTGGGCACCGTCGGCACCCTCGGCGCCTACCACCAGGCCGGAGTCAACGTCTCCTTCTGA
- a CDS encoding FadR/GntR family transcriptional regulator — MSLGALRPSPLVEQATVRLREQITSGEWAVGTRLPGETTLAKSLGVGRSTVREALRALAGAGLVQARQGSGVFVIATKPKEDWSTRLRQAAIADVYEVRMLVEVEAVQLAALRRTDDDVAALHGALARRREAAHAGNAEFVEADIALHGAMVAAAHNPVLTGLFSEFVPVLQQRLLDLLEMLNLRSDDPNHGDEGHAELVNAVVRGDAEAAGRALRNELEQTLALLHSL; from the coding sequence ATGTCACTGGGTGCCTTGCGGCCGTCCCCCTTGGTCGAGCAGGCCACCGTGCGCCTGCGTGAGCAGATCACGAGCGGTGAATGGGCCGTCGGGACCAGGCTCCCCGGCGAGACCACCCTGGCCAAGTCCCTCGGTGTGGGGCGCTCGACCGTCCGTGAGGCCCTCCGTGCACTGGCCGGCGCCGGGCTGGTGCAGGCGCGCCAGGGATCCGGTGTCTTCGTCATCGCGACCAAGCCCAAGGAGGACTGGTCCACCCGACTCCGCCAGGCGGCCATCGCCGATGTCTACGAGGTCCGGATGCTCGTCGAGGTCGAGGCCGTGCAGTTGGCCGCGCTGCGCCGGACCGACGACGACGTCGCCGCCCTCCACGGGGCCCTGGCCAGGCGCCGCGAGGCCGCGCACGCCGGGAACGCCGAGTTCGTCGAGGCCGACATCGCACTGCACGGGGCCATGGTCGCCGCGGCGCACAACCCGGTGCTCACCGGCTTGTTCAGCGAGTTCGTGCCTGTGCTGCAACAGCGGCTGCTCGATCTGCTGGAGATGCTCAACCTGCGCTCCGACGACCCGAACCACGGCGACGAGGGGCACGCCGAACTCGTGAACGCCGTCGTACGGGGAGACGCCGAGGCGGCCGGACGCGCGCTGCGGAACGAGCTCGAGCAGACGCTCGCCTTGCTCCACTCTCTGTGA
- the leuA gene encoding 2-isopropylmalate synthase, translated as MTHSSPNMFPTLRTPAGDVPADAPRWNPQRPSAMPHHRYRPAHERVALPLTDRTWPSRRIEQAPLWVPVDLRDGNQALAEPMDTERKRRMFDLLVTMGFKEIEVGYPSASRTDFDFVRHLADSGAVPDDVTVSVFTAARRDLIDRTIASIEGLPRTLVHLYTATAPAWRDVVLGRTRAEVHELIRDSAAYLMRQAEQRPQSDIRFEFSPEVFNLTEPDFVLEVCNSLTELWEASWDRPVVHNLPATVEIATPNVYADQIEYMDRHLARRESVILSVHPHNDRGTGVACAELAVLAGAQRVEGCLFGNGERTGNVDLVTLALNLYAQGVNPMIDFSDIDAVREAVEHCNRLPVHPRHPYGGDLVHTAFSGTHQDAIAKGMAHHAEQAAEQGVPVEEAAWAVPYLPIDPGDIGRTYEEVIRINSQSGKGGIAHLLHTHHGLDLPRAMRPDFSRAVQQVTDATGQELSAKELWELFRTTYIAPALDGPMTLASWAATEPAPGEHRFTGTLVVYGQERPCEGTGNGPLSALADALRTVGITVDILSYTEHSTTTGPGSPAVAYAECRVDDVPCWGAGRDTSVLTASVHAVMAAVNRSGWASS; from the coding sequence ATGACCCACTCCTCGCCGAACATGTTCCCCACCCTGCGCACTCCTGCCGGCGATGTGCCGGCGGACGCGCCGCGCTGGAACCCCCAGCGTCCCAGCGCGATGCCGCACCACCGCTACCGCCCCGCGCACGAGCGGGTGGCCCTGCCGCTGACGGACCGGACCTGGCCGTCGCGCCGGATCGAGCAGGCCCCACTGTGGGTGCCGGTCGACCTGCGAGACGGCAACCAGGCGCTGGCCGAGCCGATGGACACCGAGCGCAAGCGCCGGATGTTCGATCTCCTGGTCACCATGGGGTTCAAGGAGATCGAGGTGGGCTACCCCTCCGCCAGCCGGACCGACTTCGACTTCGTCCGTCACCTGGCCGACAGCGGCGCCGTCCCCGACGACGTGACCGTATCCGTCTTCACCGCGGCCCGCCGGGACCTGATCGACCGGACCATCGCCTCCATCGAGGGGCTGCCCCGCACTCTCGTACACCTCTACACCGCGACGGCGCCCGCCTGGCGGGACGTGGTCCTCGGCCGCACGCGGGCCGAGGTCCACGAGCTGATCCGGGACTCCGCCGCCTACCTGATGCGCCAGGCCGAGCAACGCCCGCAGTCCGACATCCGGTTCGAGTTCTCCCCGGAGGTCTTCAACCTCACCGAGCCGGACTTCGTCCTGGAGGTGTGCAACAGCCTGACGGAGCTGTGGGAGGCGAGTTGGGACCGGCCGGTGGTGCACAACCTGCCGGCCACGGTGGAGATCGCCACGCCCAACGTCTACGCGGACCAGATCGAGTACATGGACCGCCACCTGGCGCGCCGCGAGTCCGTGATCCTGTCGGTCCACCCGCACAACGACCGCGGCACCGGCGTCGCCTGCGCCGAACTCGCCGTTCTGGCGGGCGCGCAGCGAGTGGAGGGCTGCCTGTTCGGCAACGGCGAGCGCACCGGCAACGTCGACCTGGTGACCCTTGCCCTGAACCTCTACGCGCAGGGCGTGAACCCCATGATCGACTTCTCGGACATCGACGCGGTACGTGAAGCGGTGGAGCACTGCAACCGCCTGCCGGTCCACCCCCGCCACCCCTACGGCGGCGACCTCGTGCACACGGCGTTCTCCGGCACCCACCAGGACGCCATCGCCAAGGGCATGGCCCACCACGCCGAGCAGGCCGCCGAGCAGGGCGTCCCCGTCGAGGAGGCCGCCTGGGCGGTGCCGTATCTGCCCATCGACCCGGGAGACATCGGCCGTACGTACGAGGAGGTCATCCGGATCAACTCCCAGTCCGGCAAGGGAGGCATCGCGCACCTGCTCCACACACACCACGGTCTGGACCTGCCCCGGGCGATGCGCCCGGACTTCTCCCGCGCGGTGCAGCAGGTCACCGACGCCACCGGTCAGGAGCTGTCCGCCAAGGAACTGTGGGAGCTGTTCCGCACCACGTACATCGCCCCGGCCCTGGACGGCCCGATGACGCTGGCCTCCTGGGCCGCCACGGAACCCGCGCCCGGCGAGCACCGGTTCACCGGCACGCTGGTCGTCTACGGACAGGAGCGCCCCTGCGAGGGCACCGGCAACGGCCCGCTGTCCGCCCTGGCCGACGCTTTGCGTACCGTCGGGATCACCGTCGACATCCTCAGCTACACCGAGCACTCCACCACCACCGGCCCGGGCAGCCCCGCCGTCGCCTACGCCGAATGCCGTGTGGACGACGTGCCCTGCTGGGGCGCGGGCCGGGACACCTCTGTGCTGACCGC